Proteins found in one Methylobacter sp. S3L5C genomic segment:
- the ribE gene encoding 6,7-dimethyl-8-ribityllumazine synthase, which produces MSAIKTFEGNLLAQGGKFCIVASRFNSFIVEQLEAGAIDTLVRHGADKADIHLVKAPGAFELPMVVQRIAAIKKYDAIIAVGAVIRGGTPHFEYVAGECVKGLAQVSLQYNIPVSFGVLTVDSIEQAIERAGTKAGNKGAEAAMSAIEMVNLFNNLEA; this is translated from the coding sequence ATGTCAGCAATAAAAACGTTTGAAGGAAATTTATTGGCACAGGGCGGTAAATTTTGTATCGTAGCGTCCCGTTTTAACAGTTTTATCGTTGAGCAATTAGAAGCCGGTGCCATAGATACACTGGTTCGTCATGGTGCCGATAAAGCCGATATTCATCTGGTTAAAGCGCCCGGTGCATTTGAGTTGCCGATGGTAGTGCAGCGCATTGCCGCAATCAAAAAATATGATGCGATTATCGCCGTTGGCGCAGTCATTCGTGGTGGTACGCCACATTTTGAATATGTTGCCGGTGAATGTGTAAAAGGCTTGGCACAGGTTTCCCTGCAATATAATATCCCGGTTAGTTTTGGCGTTTTAACCGTTGACTCAATTGAGCAGGCGATAGAACGTGCCGGCACAAAAGCAGGTAATAAGGGCGCGGAAGCAGCAATGTCAGCCATTGAAATGGTGAATTTATTTAATAACCTGGAAGCCTGA
- the ribBA gene encoding bifunctional 3,4-dihydroxy-2-butanone-4-phosphate synthase/GTP cyclohydrolase II — MNTIEEIIDDLRLGKMVIIMDDEDRENEGDLLMAAAFTRPEDINFMARYGRGLICLTLTSERCQQLRLPLMVNENKTAHSTNFTVSIEAAVGVTTGISAADRARTVQSAVAPNATADDLVQPGHIFPLMANPGGVLRRAGHTEAGCDLAKLAGVDPSAVIVEILNEDGTMARRPDLEVFAKQHNLKMGTIADLIHYRIQHENTLERISECVYPTEFGDFRLYAYQDQNDNNLHLALVMGKVSGDEPVLVRVHARNLLDDIFSSKRNDSSVSIRTAMQKIAEEGRGVLVVIRQSEDNKALAELIHRYQLEDNGVLSTVNAPAAEHWRLTGTGARILADLGVHKLKVLGAQKKYVGLSGYDLEVSEHVA, encoded by the coding sequence ATGAATACAATTGAAGAAATTATAGACGATTTACGGTTAGGAAAAATGGTCATCATTATGGATGATGAAGATCGTGAAAATGAGGGCGACCTGTTAATGGCTGCCGCTTTTACGCGACCGGAAGATATTAATTTTATGGCCCGTTACGGACGTGGCTTGATTTGTTTAACCTTAACCAGTGAGCGTTGTCAGCAGTTACGTTTACCGTTGATGGTTAATGAGAATAAAACCGCACATTCGACCAATTTTACCGTTTCTATTGAAGCGGCAGTTGGTGTGACCACCGGTATTTCTGCTGCTGATCGTGCCCGAACGGTTCAAAGTGCTGTGGCACCCAATGCCACGGCAGATGATTTGGTACAGCCCGGGCATATATTCCCTTTAATGGCCAATCCTGGTGGCGTACTGCGCCGTGCCGGACACACCGAAGCGGGTTGTGATCTGGCTAAACTGGCGGGTGTCGACCCTTCTGCTGTTATAGTAGAAATCCTTAATGAAGACGGTACCATGGCGAGACGACCGGATTTGGAGGTATTTGCCAAGCAACATAATCTTAAGATGGGTACTATCGCTGATTTGATTCATTATCGTATTCAGCATGAAAACACGCTGGAACGCATTAGTGAATGTGTGTATCCCACGGAATTTGGTGATTTTCGTCTCTATGCTTATCAAGACCAGAACGATAATAATCTGCATCTGGCTTTGGTTATGGGCAAGGTCTCGGGTGACGAGCCGGTTTTAGTTCGCGTTCATGCCCGTAATTTACTGGATGATATATTTTCATCAAAACGAAATGACTCCAGCGTTTCAATTCGAACCGCCATGCAAAAAATTGCCGAGGAAGGTCGCGGCGTTTTGGTGGTAATCAGGCAAAGTGAAGATAATAAAGCACTGGCAGAATTAATTCATCGCTATCAGTTGGAAGATAACGGTGTACTCAGCACGGTTAACGCGCCAGCTGCAGAACATTGGCGACTGACCGGAACCGGTGCAAGAATACTGGCCGACTTGGGCGTACATAAATTAAAAGTACTGGGCGCCCAGAAAAAATATGTTGGCTTATCCGGGTATGATTTGGAAGTGTCTGAGCATGTAGCCTGA
- a CDS encoding riboflavin synthase — protein sequence MFTGIILAVGKIAAIGRRAGACQLKIDTGKLSLTDVVLGDSIAVNGVCLTAVELGAHYFCADVSNETLSRSILNTATVGTPVNLELALTPSTRMGGHIVSGHVDGIGKVTEKKADGNSYRFTVKAPDNLAKYIAEKGSICINGISLTVNEVKGAQFSVNIVPYTLKDTTLGSATVGTEVNLEVDLLARYMERLMQGKSAAYDQGGITEELLQKSGFFG from the coding sequence ATGTTTACAGGTATTATTTTAGCCGTAGGTAAAATAGCAGCAATCGGTCGTCGGGCAGGGGCTTGCCAGCTTAAGATAGACACCGGCAAGTTATCACTAACAGATGTGGTGCTGGGTGACAGTATCGCTGTTAACGGCGTTTGTTTAACGGCAGTGGAGTTGGGAGCGCATTATTTTTGTGCCGATGTTTCCAATGAAACCTTGTCAAGAAGCATTTTAAATACCGCAACGGTGGGTACGCCTGTTAATCTGGAGCTGGCTTTAACGCCGTCAACCCGGATGGGTGGGCATATTGTTAGCGGGCATGTTGACGGTATCGGTAAAGTGACAGAAAAAAAAGCGGATGGAAATTCGTATCGCTTTACCGTTAAAGCCCCTGATAATCTGGCTAAATATATCGCTGAAAAAGGCTCTATCTGTATCAACGGTATTAGTTTGACAGTCAACGAGGTTAAGGGTGCTCAATTCAGTGTTAATATCGTACCGTACACACTGAAAGATACGACGCTGGGTTCAGCGACAGTTGGTACTGAGGTTAATCTTGAAGTAGATTTACTGGCGCGTTATATGGAGCGATTAATGCAAGGCAAGTCAGCAGCTTATGATCAGGGTGGCATTACAGAAGAATTATTGCAAAAGAGTGGGTTTTTTGGCTAA
- the ribD gene encoding bifunctional diaminohydroxyphosphoribosylaminopyrimidine deaminase/5-amino-6-(5-phosphoribosylamino)uracil reductase RibD has translation MSSPSEDAFYMARAIQLAKKGRYTTDPNPRVGCVLVRNGEVIGEGWHAKTGLGHAEVEALKNVQDARGATAYVTLEPCSHHGKTPPCSDALITAGVSRVVVAMQDPNPLVSGRGLEKLKAAGIKVSCGVLEEDALALNRGFIKRVTVTRPFVRSKLAMSLDGRTAMASGESKWITSAEARADVHRLRAESSAILTGINTVLADDPALNARVAWDVVQPVRVVLDSALNMPVTAKMAKLAGRSLILTCSQDEQKRQALQAAGFEVYTLADKNGRLDLSAVMAFLAQQQINELLVEAGSIINGALLAEGLVDEWVVYMAPCILGDQGRGLFTVPGLQHMADKKTLHVSDVRQIGPDIKLTLTAS, from the coding sequence ATGAGTTCACCCAGTGAAGATGCTTTTTATATGGCCAGAGCGATTCAACTGGCTAAAAAAGGTCGCTATACGACGGACCCCAACCCCCGTGTAGGCTGTGTTTTAGTCAGAAATGGCGAAGTTATTGGTGAAGGCTGGCATGCTAAAACGGGCCTTGGACACGCAGAAGTTGAAGCATTAAAAAATGTTCAGGATGCTCGCGGTGCAACTGCTTATGTCACCTTGGAGCCTTGTAGTCATCATGGCAAAACACCGCCTTGCAGTGATGCGCTGATAACCGCCGGTGTAAGTCGTGTTGTGGTTGCCATGCAAGATCCTAATCCGCTGGTGTCAGGTCGTGGCTTGGAAAAACTGAAAGCCGCCGGCATTAAAGTAAGTTGTGGTGTATTGGAAGAAGATGCACTGGCATTAAATCGGGGTTTTATTAAAAGAGTGACAGTAACGCGTCCCTTTGTCCGCAGCAAGTTGGCGATGAGTCTGGATGGACGTACTGCGATGGCCTCTGGAGAAAGTAAATGGATAACTTCAGCCGAAGCCAGAGCGGATGTACATCGCTTAAGAGCGGAGAGTTCGGCTATTTTAACGGGTATTAATACGGTATTAGCGGATGATCCCGCGTTAAATGCCAGGGTTGCCTGGGATGTTGTGCAACCGGTTAGAGTGGTACTTGATTCTGCCTTGAACATGCCGGTTACTGCCAAAATGGCAAAGTTGGCTGGACGTAGTCTGATTTTGACGTGCTCACAGGATGAACAAAAGCGGCAAGCTTTGCAGGCAGCTGGTTTTGAAGTTTATACGCTGGCCGATAAAAATGGCCGGCTTGATCTGTCTGCCGTGATGGCTTTTTTAGCGCAACAACAAATTAATGAGTTGCTGGTTGAAGCAGGCTCGATAATTAATGGCGCGTTACTGGCTGAAGGCCTGGTTGATGAATGGGTGGTTTATATGGCACCCTGTATCCTTGGTGATCAAGGGCGAGGATTATTTACCGTACCTGGATTGCAGCATATGGCGGATAAAAAAACGTTACATGTAAGCGATGTCAGGCAGATTGGGCCAGATATAAAGTTAACATTGACTGCATCATAG
- the nrdR gene encoding transcriptional regulator NrdR: MRCPFCAAQDTRVLDSRLINEGDQVRRRRECNVCKERFTTFEIAELTMPRVVKRDGNRQPFEERKLRSGMLKALEKRPVDSDAIEAAINRIKKELMQRGEREIAVEELGEKVMKELSSLDHVAFVRFASVYRSFQDVSEFTEMIEDLQKK, encoded by the coding sequence ATGCGATGTCCATTTTGTGCGGCACAAGATACACGAGTCCTTGATTCCCGATTAATAAATGAAGGGGATCAGGTTCGTCGTCGACGTGAATGTAATGTCTGCAAGGAACGCTTCACCACGTTTGAAATAGCAGAATTAACTATGCCACGTGTTGTCAAGCGTGATGGTAACCGCCAGCCTTTTGAAGAGCGAAAATTGCGCTCGGGAATGCTTAAAGCCTTGGAAAAAAGACCGGTTGATAGTGATGCTATTGAAGCGGCAATTAATCGTATAAAAAAAGAGTTAATGCAACGGGGGGAGCGTGAAATTGCCGTGGAGGAATTGGGTGAAAAAGTCATGAAAGAGTTAAGTTCACTGGATCATGTGGCTTTTGTAAGGTTTGCATCGGTGTATCGCAGTTTTCAGGATGTCAGTGAATTTACTGAGATGATTGAAGATTTACAAAAAAAATGA
- a CDS encoding Gfo/Idh/MocA family protein — translation MNIKTKLRWGILGAARVNERLLPAIVEASNAKLVAIASRRPGAAAKIMAQYAPQHQSVKTYDNLEDLLSDTNVDAVYLPLANHEHAEWVLRAIACGKHVLCEKPMALTVADIEAIKVAAIKHKVTVMEGFMYRFHPQYARVQELIHSGLIGEVRFVRASYSFMMKPARLYRLVESVEHGGGAMWDIGCYAIHSARMFFKETPVAVTAMAKYVESGADITTSGIIDFGAGKQAHFDFSFERARRSEYEITGSKGGIKCHTVWQSPGDVPTISWWTEDGRHCEEQLPVENHFRLEIEHFSDCVLNNRQPALSLDDAKANCKVIVAALQSATEGRVVKLTKLK, via the coding sequence ATGAATATAAAAACAAAATTACGCTGGGGTATTTTAGGTGCTGCTCGTGTAAATGAGCGCTTGCTTCCGGCTATCGTTGAAGCGTCAAATGCGAAGTTGGTGGCCATTGCCAGTCGTCGTCCTGGCGCCGCTGCGAAAATAATGGCTCAATACGCGCCACAGCATCAGTCTGTTAAAACGTATGATAATCTCGAAGATTTGCTAAGCGATACTAACGTTGATGCCGTGTACTTGCCTCTTGCCAATCATGAACATGCCGAATGGGTACTACGTGCCATAGCATGCGGCAAGCATGTGTTGTGCGAAAAACCGATGGCGTTGACAGTTGCTGATATTGAAGCCATTAAAGTTGCGGCTATCAAGCATAAAGTGACAGTCATGGAAGGTTTTATGTATCGATTTCACCCGCAATACGCACGGGTTCAGGAATTGATTCATTCCGGGCTAATTGGCGAAGTAAGATTTGTGCGTGCCAGTTATTCTTTTATGATGAAACCTGCACGGCTATATCGTCTGGTAGAAAGTGTTGAGCATGGCGGTGGTGCCATGTGGGATATTGGCTGTTATGCAATTCATTCGGCACGGATGTTTTTTAAGGAAACTCCGGTCGCGGTAACCGCGATGGCCAAGTATGTTGAGAGTGGTGCTGATATTACTACCAGCGGTATCATTGATTTCGGTGCCGGAAAACAGGCACATTTTGATTTTAGCTTTGAGCGTGCAAGGCGCTCTGAATATGAGATTACCGGGTCAAAAGGCGGTATAAAATGCCATACTGTCTGGCAATCTCCGGGAGATGTCCCCACCATTTCCTGGTGGACTGAAGATGGCAGGCACTGCGAAGAGCAACTGCCCGTTGAGAATCATTTCCGTCTTGAAATTGAGCATTTCAGTGATTGTGTGTTAAATAACCGCCAACCTGCATTATCGTTGGATGATGCTAAAGCCAATTGCAAGGTTATTGTTGCGGCTTTGCAATCTGCCACTGAAGGGCGAGTGGTAAAATTGACCAAGCTTAAATAA
- the ppgK gene encoding polyphosphate--glucose phosphotransferase: MLILGVDIGGSGIKGAVVDTVTGELVTERHRIDTPQPATPEAIAAILAQLVIHFNWSGLVGCGFPAAIQHGIPKTAANIAPSFIGINIDRLFSEATKCSCYSLNDADAAGMAEMHFGEGVGQSGVVLLITVGTGLGTVFFSDGKLLPNTELGHVYLKNGKKAEHYTSDAVRKNKNLSWKVWGKRFNTYLMQMEALFWPDLIILGGGASKKFNKFNKQITVDAQVKPAAFLNQAGIVGAALYAQSKNTLTDN, encoded by the coding sequence ATGCTAATTCTCGGTGTGGATATAGGTGGGTCAGGTATTAAAGGCGCTGTTGTTGATACGGTAACGGGTGAACTGGTCACCGAGCGTCATCGTATTGATACACCGCAACCGGCAACGCCAGAAGCGATTGCAGCAATCCTGGCGCAACTGGTCATTCATTTCAACTGGAGCGGCTTGGTTGGATGTGGTTTTCCTGCTGCTATTCAACACGGTATACCGAAGACAGCGGCTAATATAGCGCCATCGTTTATCGGTATCAATATCGATAGGCTGTTTTCAGAAGCGACTAAATGTTCCTGTTATAGTTTGAATGATGCCGATGCGGCCGGCATGGCAGAAATGCATTTTGGTGAAGGAGTAGGTCAATCCGGGGTTGTTTTACTGATAACCGTTGGTACCGGCTTGGGTACGGTTTTTTTTAGTGATGGAAAGTTACTTCCCAATACGGAATTAGGCCATGTATATTTAAAAAACGGCAAAAAAGCCGAGCATTACACCTCAGATGCCGTTCGGAAAAATAAAAATTTGAGCTGGAAAGTTTGGGGAAAGCGCTTCAACACTTATCTGATGCAGATGGAAGCGCTGTTCTGGCCTGATTTGATCATTCTTGGCGGTGGTGCCAGCAAAAAGTTCAACAAATTTAATAAACAAATTACGGTAGATGCACAGGTAAAGCCAGCTGCCTTTTTAAATCAGGCCGGTATTGTGGGTGCGGCATTGTATGCACAATCGAAAAACACCCTGACTGATAATTAA
- a CDS encoding DUF1097 domain-containing protein, with the protein MDKLKALSFDSLTALSLSIGGLAGVATFLAVGPLSGFFFIWAATIAWAAYFFLGASKEALINTIVCGIFGVFMAWITAILLTHIPSTAILGFPAMAAITVAVAVVVMCLAANIPQLATIPASVLGYSSTFAYLLQTPDKLNQDVLWSISLSNPLLVISISIVVGTYFGQWSAQLSAKLTK; encoded by the coding sequence ATGGATAAACTAAAAGCACTCTCTTTCGATTCACTAACAGCGCTCTCTTTAAGTATTGGCGGTCTGGCCGGAGTTGCAACATTTTTGGCAGTAGGACCTTTGAGTGGTTTCTTTTTTATATGGGCAGCGACTATCGCATGGGCTGCTTACTTTTTTCTGGGTGCCAGCAAAGAAGCATTGATAAACACTATCGTATGCGGAATTTTCGGTGTATTTATGGCCTGGATCACGGCTATTTTGCTTACCCATATTCCATCTACAGCGATTCTTGGTTTTCCAGCTATGGCTGCCATTACCGTAGCCGTTGCTGTTGTCGTTATGTGTCTGGCTGCAAATATCCCACAACTTGCCACAATACCTGCCAGCGTATTAGGTTATTCATCAACTTTTGCCTATTTGTTGCAAACACCTGATAAGTTAAATCAGGATGTTCTGTGGAGTATTTCTCTGAGCAACCCTTTACTGGTTATCTCTATTTCCATTGTTGTTGGTACTTATTTTGGTCAATGGTCAGCACAACTGAGTGCAAAACTAACCAAGTAA
- a CDS encoding TMEM165/GDT1 family protein, giving the protein MDNIQNILQQFSLERFLSLLATGNITELSTTAVTSFALIAAAEIGDKSQLVCMTLASRHRAMPVLLGAIAAFAFLNTLAVVFGVAIASWLPEYSVAATVALLFAVFGIHSLRMHEEENDEYVKEKSGHSIFLTTFLLITVAEFGDKTQLAVVALSSTVTPLAVWLGSTTALASTSALGILAGRTILKKIPLVLLHKISGSIFLVLSAFAAYRAYTYYTV; this is encoded by the coding sequence ATGGATAATATTCAAAATATTTTGCAACAATTTTCATTGGAGCGATTTTTATCGTTATTGGCTACCGGTAATATTACCGAGCTATCAACCACCGCTGTGACCAGTTTTGCCCTGATTGCAGCCGCAGAAATTGGCGATAAAAGTCAGTTGGTTTGTATGACCTTGGCATCCAGGCATAGAGCCATGCCGGTTTTATTGGGTGCTATCGCAGCTTTTGCCTTTTTAAATACCCTGGCTGTTGTTTTTGGTGTCGCCATTGCCAGTTGGTTACCAGAATATAGTGTCGCGGCAACCGTTGCTTTGCTGTTTGCCGTTTTTGGGATCCATTCCTTACGAATGCACGAGGAGGAAAATGATGAGTACGTTAAGGAAAAAAGTGGTCATAGTATTTTCTTGACTACTTTCTTATTGATTACTGTCGCTGAATTTGGTGACAAGACACAATTGGCAGTTGTTGCTTTAAGCAGTACTGTGACGCCACTGGCGGTATGGCTGGGATCGACAACGGCGTTGGCTTCAACATCGGCTTTGGGTATTCTTGCCGGTCGTACTATTTTAAAAAAGATTCCTTTGGTCTTGTTGCATAAAATTAGTGGCAGCATTTTTCTTGTGCTTTCTGCTTTTGCTGCTTACCGTGCTTATACCTACTACACTGTTTGA